Proteins from one Pontibacter korlensis genomic window:
- a CDS encoding serine hydrolase — MRHILTLLLSLILTLNFAQGQVPKDSELFLLLKKQDSTFFERGFNQCDLAYLEGAIHPELRFYHDQSGIQDKKIFFENTQKYICSDLDKKPIRKVEEQSLEVFPLYNNGVLYGAIQSGVHHFYIREPQKTDVQTSTAKFTHLYLLENGKWLLKEVLSFDHNNPNTSPTTLSFDKEIVALLEQHKVPALGLGIIQNGNLSKINVYGSLKAGTAAPYNTIFKVASLAKPIAAMVTLKLVDSGQLSLDEQLDKYWVDPDLKKDKRTRKLTPRIILTHQTGFPNWRWMSEKKKLAFEFEPGTKYQYSGEGFEYLRKALEKKFGKSLEELSDSLVFRPAKMNDTRYWWNNSMDEKRYAENHDKDGKQLDTYKYYEANAAANLLTTVEDYGNFLAYVLHGAGLSEQTYQEMTKSQIKLRDKNYFGLGWEKLTDFSTGEYALLHTGRDHGLSSLAIMFPESGNGYVIFLNGENVDQIYEKLLIEHLYLGKELWDRR; from the coding sequence ATGAGACATATCCTCACGCTTCTACTTTCACTCATACTTACCTTGAATTTTGCCCAGGGGCAGGTACCCAAAGATTCAGAGCTATTCCTGTTGCTGAAGAAGCAGGATAGCACCTTTTTTGAGCGCGGGTTCAACCAATGTGATCTTGCCTATCTGGAAGGTGCAATTCACCCCGAGCTCAGGTTCTACCACGACCAAAGCGGGATACAGGACAAAAAGATCTTCTTCGAAAACACACAGAAATACATCTGCTCAGATCTCGATAAAAAGCCCATCAGAAAAGTAGAGGAGCAGAGCTTAGAGGTGTTCCCGCTCTACAACAATGGTGTTTTGTATGGTGCTATACAGAGCGGTGTACATCATTTCTACATCCGTGAGCCTCAGAAGACGGATGTGCAGACAAGCACAGCAAAATTCACCCATTTATACTTGTTAGAAAATGGCAAATGGCTTCTAAAAGAGGTACTGAGTTTTGACCACAATAACCCAAACACCTCCCCCACCACGCTTTCTTTTGATAAAGAAATCGTGGCTCTTCTGGAGCAACACAAAGTACCTGCACTAGGTCTAGGCATTATCCAGAATGGCAACCTGAGCAAGATAAATGTTTATGGGAGTTTGAAAGCAGGTACAGCTGCCCCATACAATACTATCTTTAAAGTTGCCTCACTAGCAAAGCCAATAGCAGCCATGGTTACACTAAAGCTGGTTGATTCAGGGCAGCTGAGCCTGGACGAACAGCTAGACAAGTATTGGGTTGACCCTGACCTGAAGAAGGATAAGAGGACTAGGAAACTTACACCAAGAATAATACTGACCCACCAAACAGGTTTCCCGAACTGGAGATGGATGTCAGAAAAGAAAAAGCTGGCATTCGAGTTTGAGCCTGGCACCAAGTATCAATACTCGGGCGAAGGGTTCGAATACCTTAGAAAGGCATTGGAAAAGAAGTTCGGCAAGTCCTTAGAAGAGCTTTCTGACTCGCTGGTATTCAGACCTGCAAAAATGAACGACACACGCTATTGGTGGAACAACTCAATGGACGAGAAAAGGTATGCCGAAAACCATGATAAGGATGGAAAACAACTGGATACCTATAAGTACTACGAAGCCAACGCAGCAGCAAACCTGCTAACAACGGTGGAGGATTACGGCAACTTCCTTGCTTATGTCTTGCATGGAGCTGGGTTAAGCGAGCAGACTTATCAGGAAATGACCAAGAGCCAAATCAAGCTCAGAGACAAGAACTATTTCGGACTTGGTTGGGAAAAACTAACTGATTTCAGCACGGGAGAGTATGCCCTGCTACACACCGGAAGAGACCATGGACTTAGTTCATTGGCAATCATGTTTCCAGAGTCTGGAAACGGGTACGTCATTTTCCTCAATGGCGAGAACGTTGACCAGATCTACGAGAAGTTACTAATAGAGCATCTGTACTTAGGCAAAGAGCTCTGGGACAGAAGGTGA